From Rutidosis leptorrhynchoides isolate AG116_Rl617_1_P2 chromosome 3, CSIRO_AGI_Rlap_v1, whole genome shotgun sequence, a single genomic window includes:
- the LOC139898569 gene encoding putative gamma-glutamylcyclotransferase At3g02910: MTIAGKTVNTQKQTLIFSYGTLKQGFSNHKLMQDLISKNDAVFFGNYVTDLRLPLVRGPHGVPFLLNLPDTSRHRVRGELYSVSDSGLQRLDVLEGITLGHYERLPITIRPENCDSSDGDRKTLIEAEAYYAHRSFAEDMWRRSGQIGFESFNHDVAKGYVRRDLRPKDLSFREQITLFCSSN, from the coding sequence ATGACGATCGCCGGTAAAACCGTCAATACACAAAAACAGACGCTAATTTTCTCCTACGGCACTCTAAAACAAGGCTTTTCTAACCACAAATTAATGCAAGACCTAATCTCAAAAAACGACGCCGTATTCTTCGGCAATTACGTCACAGACCTGCGCCTTCCACTCGTCCGCGGTCCACACGGTGTTCCGTTTCTCCTCAACCTCCCTGACACGTCACGCCACCGTGTCCGCGGTGAACTATACTCTGTTTCCGATTCCGGCCTTCAACGTCTCGATGTACTCGAAGGCATTACCCTAGGTCATTACGAACGGCTTCCGATCACTATTCGGCCGGAAAATTGTGATTCCAGCGACGGTGACCGGAAAACGTTGATTGAGGCGGAAGCATATTATGCGCACCGGAGCTTTGCGGAGGATATGTGGCGGAGAAGTGGACAGATAGGATTTGAATCGTTTAATCATGATGTTGCTAAAGGATATGTACGGAGGGATTTGAGACCCAAGGATTTGAGTTTTCGTGAGCAGATTACCTTGTTTTGTTCGTCGAATTGA